The following coding sequences lie in one Trichoderma breve strain T069 chromosome 1, whole genome shotgun sequence genomic window:
- a CDS encoding FAD dependent oxidoreductase domain-containing protein: MASSNLNDSIVIVGAGIIGLNVALVLSEKGHGRSITVVAEHFPGDTSLYYTSPWAGCNFSAISGTDDNALRWDSLGYAHLSKLATECPEETYVHWTPSFELWDEDIPSDKIRHMSGYLKDFRVLSEAELPDGVKFGVSFTTLSVNAPEHIRYLYRRLRDQYGVRFLRQKLPSIQAAYASPSTKIVFNCTGLASATLPGVEDPKCYPTRGQVVLARGPHIRTNMMRHGKDYETYVIPRPGSNGNVILGGYMQKGVSDGSTYDSEVKSILSRTRDLSSEIRQQEPEVLAVFAGLRPSREGGARVDRDEITVQGQKRVLVHNYGAGGTGFQAGYGMAVESVAMVKDMLRDIACEIPQARL, encoded by the exons ATGGCTTCATCGAATCTGAACGATAGCATCGTAATCGTTGG CGCTGGTATCATTGGTCTAAATGTTGCCTTGGTTCTCTCAGAAAAAGGCCACGGCCGTTCGATTACTGTTGTTGCAGAACATTTCCCCGGCGACACGAGTTTGTATTACACATCACCATG GGCTGGCTGCAACTTTTCAGCCATCTCTGGGACAGATGACAATGCGTTGCGCTGGGACAGTCTGGGATACGCTCATCTTTCCAAACTGGCGACAGAGTGCCCCGAGGAAACATATGTGCACTGGACTCCTTCTTTCGAGCTCTGGGATGAGGATATCCCTAGCGACAAAATACGGCACATGTCAGGATATCTAAAAGAC TTTCGAGTCCTATCTGAGGCCGAACTTCCAGATGGAGTAAAATTCGGCGTCTCCTTTACTACACTAAGTGTGAATGCGCCTGAACATATCAGATATCTCTACAGGAGGCTTCGGGATCAGTACGGTGTGCGGTTTTTGCGCCAAAAGCTCCCCAGCATTCAGGCTGCGTACGCGAGCCCATCCACGAAAATCGTCTTCAATTGCACGGGGCTTGCCTCTGCGACATTACCTGGCGTAGAAGACCCCAAGTGCTACCCGACTCGCGGGCAAGTAGTGCTGGCCAGAGGACCACACATTCGAACCAACATGATGCGTCACGGAAAGGACTACGAAACATACGTGATTCCTCGGCCTGGTTCAAACGGGAACGTCATCCTGGGCGGATACATGCAGAAAGGAGTCAG TGATGGATCTACCTATGATTCTGAGGTCAAGTCTATTTTATCTCGTACGCGTGATCTGAGCTCTGAAATTCGCCAACAGGAGCCTGAAGTATTGGCTGTCTTCGCCGGCCTCCGCCCCTCCCGGGAAGGGGGTGCGCGTGTAGATAGAGATGAGATTACTGTACAAGGACAAAAACGCGTGCTGGTACACAACTATGGTGCAGGTGGGACAGGCTTCCAAGCTGGCTATGGCATGGCAGTTGAGTCCGTAGCAATGGTCAAAGACATGCTACGCGACATTGCTTGCGAGATCCCTCAAGCACGTCTTTAA
- a CDS encoding ion channel regulatory protein UNC-93 domain-containing protein — protein MVRVDNIETQVIDNSGIGNDVEKMYTAPVDVAQAYELPKPYNLWGFNIWAYSHPRVQAMMLGSVLFMTVGMFNVITFIGGAGQQTAWLSDMSNIALYTVFSAFCFVAPACLNYFGLRTTLCAGGIGYAAYAASLWCFNHTGNVPFVIFGGCWCGLSAALLWCAEGTAITSFASEDKKGLYVSIFWSIFQFGVVIGAAIPVGQNWNSGTNNDSRVGDGTYIGLFILMLIGSLLGMAMYPWQKIIREDGSRVMLETNNKTFKEELATSWQVCKRNWWIVFFWPMCWAVNYYNIYQSNDFNGVYFTVRGRALNTFISGVVQIPSAWMLNIFTDRLPFGRRKRAFYAIIYVFVTINAVWVAGYFMMKKTKEGLSEADRVDVHDSGYAAACAVYVLYGFTDATYNCYAYWFIGALSNRPDELSVYASMYRLLNALCQICAFALDLQGYSKEFMFGSSWAFVAAGPIFVLPIIKYWLKDTNMVENINVIEGNTLGIEEPSVETENKKAS, from the exons ATGGTGCGAGTCGACAACATTGAGACACAAGTCATCGACAACTCTGGCATTGGCAATGATGTCGAGAAGATGTATACGGCCCCTGTGGATGTAGCCCAAGCTTACGAG CTCCCCAAGCCGTACAACTTATGGGGATTTAATATTTGGGCTTATAGCCACCCTCGAGTACAGGCCATGATGCTTGGCTCAGTCCTCTTCATGACAGTGGGCATGTTCAATGTCATCACGTTTATCGGAGGTGCTGGTCAACAAACCGCCTGGCTATCCGATATGTCCAATATAGCGCTCTATACTGTGTTCTCCGCTTTCTGTTTCGTTGCCCCAGCCTGTCTCAACTATTTCGGACTGAGGACTACTTTGTGCGCTGGTGGCATCGGATATGCAGCTTATGCTGCGAGCCTGTGGTGCTTCAACCACACAGGAAATGTGCCGTTTGTCATCTTTGGAGGATGCTGGTGCGGGCTTTCTGCTGCATTACTCTGGTGTGCAGAGGGCACGGCCATCACTTCGTTTGCAAGCGAAGACAAAAAGGGCCTTTATGTGTCCATCTTCTGGTCCATCTTCCAGTTTGGTGTAGTCATTGGAGCTGCAATCCCTGTGGGACAGAACTGGAATTCGGGTACCAACAATGATAGCCGTGTCGGAGACGGTACTTACATTGGACTCTTCATTTTGATGCTGATCGGTTCATTATTAGGCATGGCTATGTATCCTTGGCAGAAGATTATTCGAGAGGACGGTTCCCGTGTGATGCTAGagacaaacaacaaaactTTCAAGGAGGAACTTGCAACATCATGGCAGGTTTGCAAAAGAAACTGGTGGATTGTGTTCTTCTGGCCAATGTGTTGGGCAGTCAACTACTACAATATCTATCAGAGCAATGACTTCAACGGCGTCTATTTTACCGTCCGTGGTCGAGCTCTCAATACCTTCATATCGGGCGTTGTTCAAATTCCCTCCGCTTGGATGCTCAACATCTTTACAGACAGACTCCCTTTTGGTCGCCGGAAGAGAGCTTTTTATGCCATCATCTATGTCTTCGTTACTATCAACGCCGTTTGGGTTGCTGGATATttcatgatgaagaagacaaaggaagGCCTCAGCGAAGCAGATCGTGTTGATGTACATGATTCTGGATACGCCGCAGCCTGTGCTGTTTATGTTTTGTATGGCTTCACGGATGCCACTTACAACTGCTATGCCTACTGGTTCATTGGGGCACTTAGTAACCGCCCCGACGAG CTCTCTGTCTATGCTTCCATGTACCGACTCCTTAATGCTCTTTGCCAAATATGCGCATTTGCACTTGATCTCCAGGGATATTCCAAAGAGTTTATGTTTGGTTCTTCATGGGCT TTCGTAGCTGCAGGACCGATTTTCGTCTTGCCTATCATCAAATATTGGCTCAAGGACACTAACATGGTGGAAAATATTAACGTGATTGAAGGCAACACGTTGGGGATAGAGGAACCGAGTGTAGAAACTGAGAACAAGAAAGCCTCCTGA